One part of the Halopenitus persicus genome encodes these proteins:
- a CDS encoding NTP transferase domain-containing protein, whose amino-acid sequence MDDRVAPADRVSAPLPAILLCGGRGTRLADAPSPASVDASADPTTPTGDPADATTVTAEKPLVRVDDEPMVDRVIRALRRSDTVGTIHAVASPHTSETLEHLRSVADRGVGGADRTTLTALEGSGDGYVADLQAALADVGRPAVTVVADLPLLRAEHVSAAVDHARRNPERESLTVCVPAATKRDLGVSLDTTMTVDGTRVAPTGLNVVGCTDAGEDVRIVDDPALAVNVNRPGDLAVARRRS is encoded by the coding sequence GTGGACGATCGCGTAGCCCCGGCCGATCGCGTCTCCGCTCCCCTCCCCGCGATCCTCCTGTGTGGCGGCCGAGGGACCCGACTCGCCGACGCTCCGTCGCCTGCCTCGGTCGACGCGTCGGCTGATCCGACCACCCCAACCGGCGATCCGGCCGACGCGACCACGGTGACCGCGGAAAAACCCCTGGTTCGGGTTGACGACGAACCGATGGTCGACCGAGTGATTCGGGCGCTTCGGCGGTCGGATACCGTTGGAACGATTCACGCGGTTGCGTCGCCCCACACATCGGAGACGCTCGAGCACCTCCGATCGGTCGCCGATCGCGGCGTGGGCGGAGCCGATCGGACGACCCTGACTGCGCTTGAGGGGTCCGGTGACGGCTACGTCGCCGACCTCCAAGCGGCCCTCGCGGACGTCGGCCGGCCGGCGGTCACCGTCGTGGCCGATCTCCCGTTGCTCCGTGCGGAGCACGTCTCCGCGGCGGTCGACCACGCGCGTCGGAACCCCGAGCGCGAATCGCTCACCGTCTGCGTGCCGGCCGCGACGAAACGCGACCTCGGCGTCAGCCTCGACACGACGATGACGGTCGACGGCACGCGGGTGGCGCCGACCGGGCTGAACGTCGTCGGGTGCACGGATGCGGGCGAGGACGTCCGGATCGTCGACGATCCCGCCCTCGCGGTCAACGTCAACCGTCCTGGCGACTTGGCGGTCGCCCGGCGGCGGTCGTGA
- a CDS encoding aminotransferase class I/II-fold pyridoxal phosphate-dependent enzyme: protein MDRDALARTDRVPHGGTTDRSVVDFSANTNPESPAGVAPVYDAARAAARRYPSDGYAEFRTAAGEYLGCDPRQVIPTAGALAGIRLVCSIAVDPGDRVLLPEPSFGEYAREVRLQGGTPEFVPHDAVLEADPAGYALAIICTPNNPTGELPARCDREAFAARCRAADTPLLVDEAFLDFTDASSLAPQPGVVVARSLTKVFGLPGLRAGFLVATGEWRDALETARPAWGLSTPAAAVGAHCLGKTAFLERTRERVATERDRMADRLASRFAVLPSDSPFLLVDVSAAGGAEMAVDSVTVDTLLADARAAGYALRDARTFRTLESHVRIAVRRPAENDGVLEALDV, encoded by the coding sequence ATGGACCGCGACGCCCTCGCGCGGACCGATCGCGTCCCCCACGGCGGGACGACCGACCGGTCGGTCGTCGACTTCAGCGCGAACACGAACCCGGAATCACCCGCCGGCGTCGCCCCGGTGTACGACGCCGCTCGCGCCGCCGCACGCCGATATCCCTCCGACGGCTACGCTGAGTTCCGGACGGCGGCCGGCGAGTACCTCGGCTGTGACCCGCGACAGGTGATCCCGACCGCCGGCGCGCTCGCCGGCATCCGACTCGTCTGCTCGATCGCGGTCGATCCCGGCGACCGCGTTCTCCTCCCGGAGCCCTCCTTCGGCGAGTACGCTCGGGAGGTCCGACTGCAGGGCGGGACGCCCGAGTTCGTCCCGCACGACGCCGTTCTCGAGGCCGACCCGGCCGGCTACGCGCTCGCGATCATCTGCACCCCGAACAATCCGACCGGCGAACTCCCCGCCCGCTGCGACCGCGAGGCGTTCGCCGCGCGCTGTCGCGCCGCCGACACGCCGCTGCTGGTCGACGAGGCGTTTCTCGACTTCACCGACGCGTCGAGCCTTGCCCCCCAGCCGGGCGTGGTCGTCGCCCGGTCGCTGACGAAGGTCTTCGGACTCCCCGGGCTGCGCGCGGGGTTTCTCGTCGCGACCGGCGAGTGGCGGGATGCCCTGGAGACCGCGCGGCCGGCGTGGGGGCTCTCGACGCCCGCCGCAGCGGTCGGGGCACACTGTCTCGGCAAAACGGCGTTTCTCGAGCGAACGCGCGAGCGCGTCGCGACCGAGCGCGACCGGATGGCCGACCGGCTCGCGTCGCGGTTCGCGGTCCTTCCGTCCGACTCGCCATTCCTCCTCGTCGACGTCTCGGCCGCCGGCGGGGCGGAGATGGCTGTCGACTCCGTCACCGTGGACACGCTGCTCGCGGACGCTCGAGCGGCCGGGTACGCGCTTCGTGACGCCCGCACGTTCCGCACGCTCGAGAGCCACGTTCGGATCGCCGTTCGGCGCCCGGCGGAAAACGACGGCGTCCTCGAGGCGCTCGATGTCTGA
- a CDS encoding adenosylcobinamide amidohydrolase, protein MSDRRSDSHRPAVGSDADLVFETAVSDGVCRLARPGTRFLSTGFDGGRRVADAAYNVTVPEGFDARDLRTYVADRLDRAGFEGPVGPDAAPALLTGVDQTHARIARRGSVAVLATAGLSNPAALPIDADVVGTEDAAGTGDAAGTGDAAGTGDAAGTGDADETAVGEAAVDDRGHAGTVNLVAVTTRSLADGALANLLTVVAEAKAATLLALTGFPGTTSDAVVVADDPDGQPATFSGSATPVGRATRVCVRDALAASLRSRYSGGSGDSEGFTDGIPTAVADAEHGVVTDGCAAVRSIPEADRDPY, encoded by the coding sequence ATGTCTGACCGACGCTCCGATTCACACCGTCCGGCTGTGGGGTCGGATGCCGATTTAGTCTTCGAGACGGCCGTCTCCGACGGCGTCTGTCGGCTGGCACGGCCGGGGACGCGGTTCCTGTCAACCGGCTTCGACGGCGGCCGGCGCGTTGCCGACGCCGCCTACAACGTCACCGTGCCCGAGGGGTTCGACGCCCGCGACCTGCGCACGTACGTCGCGGACCGGCTCGACCGCGCGGGCTTCGAGGGGCCGGTCGGCCCGGATGCCGCTCCGGCCCTCCTCACCGGCGTCGACCAGACTCACGCCCGGATCGCGCGGCGCGGATCGGTCGCAGTCCTCGCGACCGCCGGGCTCTCGAACCCGGCCGCCCTGCCGATCGACGCGGACGTCGTCGGAACCGAAGACGCCGCCGGAACCGGAGACGCCGCCGGAACCGGAGACGCCGCCGGAACCGGAGACGCCGCCGGAACCGGAGACGCCGACGAAACCGCCGTTGGCGAAGCCGCCGTCGACGATCGCGGCCACGCCGGCACGGTCAACCTCGTCGCCGTGACGACGCGGTCGCTCGCGGACGGCGCGCTCGCGAACCTGCTCACGGTCGTCGCCGAGGCGAAGGCGGCGACGCTGCTCGCGTTGACCGGCTTCCCGGGAACGACCTCCGACGCGGTCGTCGTCGCCGACGATCCCGACGGGCAGCCGGCGACCTTTTCGGGAAGCGCCACGCCGGTCGGGCGGGCGACGCGCGTCTGCGTGCGCGACGCACTCGCGGCCTCGCTTCGATCGCGGTATTCCGGCGGATCCGGGGATTCGGAAGGCTTCACTGACGGGATTCCGACCGCCGTCGCGGACGCCGAGCACGGGGTCGTGACCGACGGCTGCGCGGCGGTGAGGTCGATCCCGGAGGCCGACCGTGATCCATATTAA
- a CDS encoding MBL fold metallo-hydrolase, translating to MAGDGADGRPSGATNDQPAGATNDQPAGTTDTPDRVHRIPIEVPTRAPSGATNAYVVDDLLVDPAARDPELDRLAESGRIDHVAVTHTHADHIGAVADYADRSDATVWTPEAFADRFADVTGVAPDATFTDGDPIGDDGPIALETPGHAVDHVAFAVRDHRGAEAGEAILCGDLAVAEGSVVVGPGGGGLSAYLESLRRLRDRAPAAIHPGHGPAIEGTESVTATLDRLIDHRLDREASVLEAVEAGASDLDAVVDAAYEKDLTGVADLARATVRAHLEKLLAEGRIGEEWRDRIR from the coding sequence ATGGCTGGAGACGGGGCCGACGGGCGGCCGTCCGGCGCAACTAACGATCAACCGGCCGGCGCAACTAACGATCAACCGGCCGGCACGACCGACACGCCGGATCGGGTCCACCGGATCCCCATCGAGGTCCCGACGCGCGCGCCGAGCGGCGCGACCAACGCGTACGTCGTCGACGACCTCCTCGTCGACCCCGCCGCCCGGGATCCGGAACTCGATCGGCTCGCCGAATCGGGGCGGATCGACCACGTCGCGGTCACGCACACGCACGCCGACCACATCGGCGCGGTCGCCGACTACGCCGATCGTTCGGACGCGACGGTCTGGACGCCCGAGGCGTTCGCCGATCGGTTCGCCGACGTGACCGGAGTGGCCCCCGACGCGACGTTCACCGACGGCGACCCGATCGGGGATGACGGACCGATCGCGCTGGAAACGCCCGGCCACGCGGTCGACCACGTCGCGTTCGCGGTCCGGGACCACCGAGGCGCTGAAGCGGGCGAGGCGATCCTCTGCGGGGACCTCGCCGTCGCCGAGGGCAGCGTCGTGGTCGGCCCGGGCGGCGGCGGACTGAGCGCATACCTCGAGAGCCTCCGCCGGCTCCGTGACCGAGCGCCGGCCGCCATCCATCCCGGACACGGCCCCGCCATCGAGGGGACGGAGTCGGTCACGGCGACCCTCGATCGGCTGATCGACCACCGGCTCGACCGGGAGGCGTCAGTTCTCGAGGCGGTCGAGGCGGGCGCGAGCGACCTGGACGCCGTGGTCGACGCCGCGTACGAGAAGGACCTCACGGGCGTGGCCGACCTCGCCCGCGCGACCGTTCGGGCCCACCTCGAGAAGCTCCTCGCGGAGGGCCGGATCGGTGAGGAGTGGCGGGACCGGATCCGGTGA
- a CDS encoding radical SAM protein → MTDPSTRGGGPADPADLAVTIVDGYVDEPAHFGVPPYLSTYPRYTAGALVDAGVPESSITYHTIDELREDRRKRADVANADLFVYVGGMTVPGKYVGGTPAEPDEVRELGWTADGVTLLGGPVRFGVGEENAGAQETERDDLDYDFVAKGDVEAAAHDLVANGLEGFGNRMRETQEGDRWARRGAFVVEQHPNHPDYLICELETSRGCAYRCSFCTEPLYGNPSFREADGVVAEVDALSNRGVDHFRLGRQADILAFGGDGEAPNPDALRRLYGGIREAAPGLETLHLDNMNPVTIVDYPERSREAIRIIAEHNTPGDTAAFGLESADPVVREENDLLVSAEECLEAVRVVNEEGGWRPGDEPETTPGGDDRVRGPSAGPNASPRLPKLLPGINLVHGLQGEREETFEHNRRFLQRVYDEGLLLRRINIRQVMAFAGTEMSETGAEIAEDHKRQFKRYKREVRETIDNPMLERVAPRGTVLPDVHLEYHQDGMTFGRQIGTYALLVGIPGERELGRTLDVAVVDHGYRSVTGVPYPLDVNEASMDELTTIPGIAKSTAGDVVVGRPHASLEEVPVDTIDLSAYCVANESEPATIPGREGSGSPAAGRSD, encoded by the coding sequence ATGACCGATCCGTCCACGCGCGGCGGGGGTCCGGCCGACCCCGCCGACCTCGCCGTCACGATCGTCGACGGGTACGTGGACGAGCCGGCGCACTTCGGCGTGCCGCCGTACCTCTCCACGTATCCCCGCTACACGGCCGGCGCACTCGTCGACGCCGGCGTGCCGGAATCGTCGATCACCTACCACACGATCGACGAGCTTCGCGAGGACCGACGCAAGCGGGCCGACGTCGCGAACGCGGACCTGTTCGTCTACGTCGGCGGAATGACCGTCCCCGGCAAGTACGTCGGCGGCACGCCGGCGGAGCCGGACGAGGTTCGCGAGCTCGGCTGGACCGCCGACGGGGTCACCCTGCTGGGCGGTCCGGTCCGGTTCGGCGTCGGCGAGGAGAACGCCGGCGCCCAGGAGACCGAGCGCGACGACCTCGATTACGACTTCGTCGCGAAGGGGGACGTCGAGGCGGCCGCCCACGACCTCGTGGCCAACGGGCTCGAGGGATTCGGCAACCGGATGCGCGAGACGCAGGAGGGTGATCGCTGGGCCCGCCGCGGGGCGTTCGTGGTCGAACAGCATCCGAACCACCCCGACTACCTCATCTGCGAGCTGGAGACGTCCCGGGGCTGTGCCTACCGCTGCTCGTTCTGCACCGAGCCCCTGTACGGCAACCCGTCGTTCCGCGAGGCGGACGGGGTGGTCGCGGAAGTGGACGCCCTCTCGAACCGCGGCGTCGACCACTTCCGGCTGGGACGACAGGCGGACATCCTCGCGTTCGGCGGCGACGGGGAGGCGCCGAATCCGGACGCGCTCCGCCGGCTCTACGGCGGCATTCGCGAGGCCGCGCCGGGCCTGGAGACGCTGCACCTCGACAACATGAATCCGGTGACGATCGTCGACTATCCGGAGCGCTCCCGGGAGGCGATCCGGATCATCGCCGAGCACAACACGCCCGGGGACACGGCGGCGTTCGGTCTGGAGTCCGCCGATCCGGTCGTCCGGGAGGAGAACGACCTGCTCGTCTCCGCGGAGGAGTGTCTGGAGGCCGTCCGGGTCGTCAACGAGGAGGGCGGCTGGCGGCCGGGCGACGAGCCCGAGACGACGCCCGGGGGCGACGACCGCGTCCGCGGCCCCTCGGCCGGACCGAACGCCTCGCCGCGGCTTCCGAAGCTGCTGCCCGGGATCAACCTCGTGCACGGGCTGCAGGGGGAGCGCGAGGAGACCTTCGAGCACAACCGACGATTCCTCCAGCGCGTGTACGACGAGGGGCTGCTGCTCCGCCGGATCAACATCCGGCAGGTGATGGCGTTCGCCGGCACCGAGATGTCGGAGACGGGCGCCGAGATCGCCGAGGACCACAAACGGCAGTTCAAGCGATACAAACGGGAGGTTCGGGAGACGATCGACAACCCGATGCTCGAGCGCGTCGCCCCGCGCGGGACGGTCCTGCCCGACGTCCACCTGGAGTACCACCAGGACGGGATGACCTTCGGCAGACAGATCGGGACCTACGCGCTGCTGGTCGGGATCCCCGGCGAGCGCGAGCTCGGCCGGACGCTCGACGTCGCGGTCGTCGACCACGGCTACCGGTCGGTCACCGGCGTGCCCTATCCGCTGGACGTGAACGAGGCCTCGATGGACGAGCTGACGACGATCCCCGGGATCGCGAAGTCCACTGCGGGCGACGTGGTCGTGGGGCGTCCTCACGCGAGCCTCGAGGAGGTTCCCGTCGACACGATCGACCTCTCGGCGTACTGCGTCGCCAACGAGTCCGAGCCGGCGACGATCCCCGGACGTGAGGGCTCCGGAAGTCCGGCCGCCGGCAGGAGCGACTGA
- a CDS encoding mechanosensitive ion channel family protein, whose translation MSPLDALIQADGSISGRVLAEFVDGLIAAIPRIVSGAVFLLFAYLVIRVVLTITRTVLGRIYPDEERLIVDLSVAVVGLFLWFGAALALLTIVGLGEVAASLGTAGGFIGLGVAFALKEMIADTVAGVYLLKDPDFTPGDRVETASVSGTVTEIGLRKTRIRDDEGELVVLANRDVEKKWTNRSRTATSTTEGASESTSSGAE comes from the coding sequence ATGTCACCACTCGACGCCCTCATCCAGGCCGACGGATCGATCAGCGGACGGGTCCTCGCCGAGTTCGTCGACGGACTGATCGCCGCGATCCCGCGGATCGTCTCGGGGGCTGTCTTCCTGCTGTTCGCATACCTCGTCATCAGGGTCGTCCTGACGATCACCCGGACCGTACTCGGCCGGATCTACCCGGACGAGGAGCGGCTCATCGTGGACCTTTCGGTGGCGGTCGTCGGGCTGTTTCTCTGGTTCGGGGCCGCGCTCGCGCTGTTGACGATCGTCGGGCTGGGGGAGGTGGCGGCCAGCCTCGGGACGGCCGGCGGGTTCATCGGGCTCGGCGTCGCCTTCGCGCTGAAGGAGATGATCGCGGACACGGTCGCCGGCGTCTACCTGTTGAAGGACCCGGATTTTACCCCGGGCGACCGCGTCGAGACGGCCTCGGTGTCGGGGACGGTCACGGAGATCGGCCTCCGAAAGACCCGGATCCGTGACGACGAGGGAGAGCTCGTCGTCCTCGCGAACCGCGACGTCGAGAAGAAGTGGACGAACCGCTCGCGAACCGCGACGTCGACGACCGAAGGTGCGTCGGAATCGACGTCATCGGGCGCCGAGTAG
- a CDS encoding hemolysin family protein: MVDVALSVGRVLLALVLVGLNGFFVAAEFAYVRVRATAVDSMVDQGKTGATLLQDAMESLDDYLAVTQLGITIASLGLGWIGEPAVAALIEPVLGGFLPAEIVHLVAFAIGFGVITFLHVVFGELAPKTIAIAQAERIALLVAAPMQFFYYVFLPGIVVFNGTANAFTSLIGVPPASETDETLTERELRMALSHAGAEGHVAAEEVEMIDRVFELDDVTVREVMVPRPDVRTVTDDLTIPALRSVIVDAGHTRYPVVDADDPDQVVGLVDAKDVLRATETTGATDAGPTAGDISRDIHAVPETTDVATLLSDLQGRNVQMAAVIDEWGVLAGIVTIEDIVEVVVGDIRDEFDVAGDESEPGLERREDGSIAVDGGVTIAAVNAELGTDLDHDAVETIGGIVLSQLDRQPAVGDRVTLAGYDFEVTDVEGMRVSTVVVRPEGDESGPESDDGSDSGANDGAGEDSDSGANDSTRADDPRGDSPDDSPDDSEVGT; this comes from the coding sequence ATGGTAGACGTCGCGCTCTCGGTCGGCCGCGTCCTCCTCGCGCTGGTGCTCGTGGGATTGAACGGCTTCTTCGTCGCCGCGGAGTTCGCGTACGTTCGCGTCCGTGCGACCGCGGTCGACTCGATGGTCGACCAGGGGAAAACCGGTGCGACGCTGCTGCAGGACGCGATGGAGAGCCTCGACGACTACCTCGCGGTCACCCAGCTCGGCATCACGATCGCCTCGCTGGGGCTGGGGTGGATCGGCGAGCCAGCGGTGGCGGCGCTCATCGAACCGGTTCTCGGCGGCTTTCTGCCGGCCGAGATCGTTCACCTGGTCGCGTTCGCGATCGGGTTCGGCGTGATCACGTTCCTCCACGTGGTCTTCGGCGAACTGGCGCCGAAGACGATCGCGATCGCGCAGGCCGAGCGGATCGCGCTGCTCGTGGCCGCGCCGATGCAGTTCTTCTACTACGTCTTCCTGCCCGGCATCGTCGTCTTCAACGGCACGGCAAACGCCTTCACCAGTCTGATCGGCGTGCCCCCGGCCTCCGAGACCGACGAGACGCTCACCGAACGCGAACTCCGGATGGCGCTGTCCCACGCCGGTGCGGAGGGCCACGTCGCCGCCGAGGAGGTCGAGATGATCGACCGCGTCTTCGAGCTCGACGACGTCACCGTTCGTGAGGTGATGGTCCCTCGTCCCGACGTCCGGACCGTGACGGACGACCTCACGATCCCGGCCCTGCGGTCGGTGATCGTGGACGCCGGACACACCCGATACCCGGTCGTGGACGCCGACGACCCCGACCAGGTCGTCGGCCTCGTGGACGCCAAGGACGTCCTCCGCGCGACCGAGACCACGGGAGCGACCGACGCGGGGCCGACCGCGGGCGACATCTCCCGCGACATCCACGCCGTCCCGGAGACCACCGACGTCGCCACGCTCCTGTCGGACCTGCAGGGCCGCAACGTCCAGATGGCGGCCGTGATCGACGAGTGGGGCGTCCTCGCGGGTATCGTCACCATCGAGGACATCGTGGAGGTCGTCGTCGGCGACATCCGCGACGAGTTCGACGTCGCCGGCGACGAGTCCGAACCCGGACTCGAGCGCCGCGAGGACGGCTCGATCGCGGTCGACGGCGGGGTCACGATCGCCGCGGTCAACGCGGAACTCGGGACCGACCTCGACCACGACGCGGTCGAAACGATCGGCGGGATCGTGTTATCGCAGCTCGACCGCCAACCCGCGGTCGGCGACCGCGTCACGCTCGCCGGCTACGACTTCGAGGTGACCGACGTCGAGGGAATGCGCGTCTCGACGGTCGTCGTCCGGCCCGAGGGAGACGAGTCGGGTCCGGAGTCGGACGACGGCTCGGATTCGGGAGCGAACGACGGCGCGGGAGAGGACTCGGATTCGGGAGCGAACGACTCGACGCGGGCGGACGACCCACGCGGGGATTCGCCGGACGACTCGCCGGACGATTCGGAAGTCGGAACCTGA
- a CDS encoding Hsp20/alpha crystallin family protein: protein MTGVLGVGRTALRSALERVGRGWGSIQERRPLDHDLLEGPDAYIVVFDAPGVRGADVDVRFVDRTVEVRLERDREERDELEWVFPGRGRELAGSATLPADAEVTPTGADATLTRSGTLEVRIPKDTAEGSVRVTEEESTVEPDDAE, encoded by the coding sequence ATGACGGGGGTGCTCGGCGTCGGCCGCACGGCCCTCCGGAGCGCGCTCGAACGAGTCGGTCGCGGCTGGGGATCGATCCAGGAGCGTCGACCCCTCGATCACGACCTGCTCGAGGGCCCCGACGCCTACATCGTCGTCTTCGACGCGCCCGGCGTTCGCGGTGCGGACGTCGACGTCCGGTTCGTCGACCGGACCGTCGAGGTGCGGTTGGAGCGTGACCGCGAGGAGCGAGACGAACTGGAGTGGGTCTTCCCCGGCCGCGGTCGGGAGCTCGCGGGGTCGGCCACGCTGCCGGCCGACGCCGAGGTGACGCCGACCGGGGCGGACGCGACCCTCACACGGTCGGGAACGCTCGAGGTCAGGATCCCGAAGGACACCGCCGAGGGATCGGTCCGCGTGACCGAGGAGGAGTCGACCGTGGAACCCGACGACGCGGAGTAA
- a CDS encoding DUF7559 family protein, translated as MPATKEITCDDPDCELDMFENHYTYDVPEDHTVEDLRCPYCGGRDLSLIEV; from the coding sequence ATGCCCGCGACCAAGGAGATCACCTGCGACGACCCGGACTGCGAGCTCGACATGTTCGAGAACCACTACACCTACGACGTCCCGGAGGACCACACCGTCGAGGACCTCCGCTGTCCCTACTGCGGCGGCCGGGACCTCTCGCTCATCGAGGTGTGA
- a CDS encoding glutathione S-transferase family protein has protein sequence MNQLVNGEWRTDAYETTDESGAFERQTTTFRNWMVGSEIPAHVDAEPDERFEPEPGRYHLYVSYACPWAHRALLARSILGLEDVIDVSVVDPWRGEDGWQFTPEKEGCTPDRVHGSDYLRELYVRADPDATCRVTVPVLYDTVEDTIVNNESREILRMLDTAFTDLGNGRRLLPEDDEAIERVDEIITAIYEPINNGVYRAGFATSQSAYDEAIDELFDALDHWDEVLADSRFLAGDELTEADLCMFTTLIRFDHVYHTHFMCNVRAIHEYEHLWPYLRDLYQLPGVAETVDLDHITEHYYTTHPDVTPSGIIARGPDLDFEAPHDREQLADDRTPVEPVEAE, from the coding sequence ATGAACCAACTCGTGAACGGCGAGTGGCGGACCGACGCCTACGAGACGACCGACGAGTCGGGCGCCTTCGAACGGCAGACCACCACGTTCCGGAACTGGATGGTCGGGTCGGAGATCCCCGCCCACGTCGACGCCGAGCCCGACGAGCGCTTCGAGCCGGAGCCGGGGCGGTATCACCTCTACGTTTCCTACGCGTGTCCGTGGGCCCACCGGGCCCTTCTCGCGCGGTCGATCCTCGGGCTCGAGGACGTCATCGACGTCTCGGTCGTCGACCCCTGGCGTGGCGAGGACGGCTGGCAGTTCACGCCCGAAAAGGAGGGGTGTACCCCCGACCGCGTCCACGGCAGCGACTACCTCCGGGAGCTGTACGTCCGCGCGGACCCCGACGCGACCTGCCGGGTGACCGTCCCGGTCCTCTACGACACCGTCGAGGACACCATCGTCAACAACGAGTCGCGCGAGATCCTCCGGATGCTCGATACGGCCTTCACCGACCTCGGGAACGGCCGCCGCCTCCTCCCCGAGGACGACGAAGCCATCGAGCGCGTCGACGAGATCATCACGGCCATCTACGAGCCGATCAACAACGGCGTCTACCGCGCCGGCTTCGCCACCTCCCAGTCGGCCTACGACGAGGCCATCGACGAGCTCTTCGACGCGCTCGACCACTGGGACGAGGTGCTGGCCGATAGTCGGTTCCTCGCCGGCGACGAGCTCACCGAGGCCGACCTCTGTATGTTCACCACCCTGATCAGATTCGACCACGTCTACCACACCCACTTCATGTGCAACGTTCGGGCGATCCACGAGTACGAGCACCTCTGGCCGTACCTGCGCGACCTCTATCAGCTGCCCGGCGTGGCCGAGACCGTCGACCTGGACCACATCACGGAACACTACTACACGACCCATCCCGACGTCACTCCCTCCGGGATCATCGCCCGCGGCCCGGACCTCGACTTCGAGGCTCCCCACGATCGGGAGCAGCTCGCCGACGATCGGACGCCGGTCGAACCGGTCGAGGCCGAGTAA
- a CDS encoding 4-phosphopantoate--beta-alanine ligase codes for MTDAEIPEDHPRYESLLTRHRIEAGVDEGITSRQGLIAQGRGEAFDYLLGEETIPSAGDAERAAAAHLLAADHPVLSVNGNVAALVPEAIVELAATTGADIEVNLFNRTTERMERIAAHLRDHGAEEVKGLTADGRIPGLSHERATVDADGIGAADVVLVPLEDGDRAEALGETGKTEIVIDLNPGSRSARAATVPIIDNVLRAVPNITHHARRLADAPPEELAYVIDSFDREEALAAAEAAIRRGSFADEDEVRTDTDEADETDARKADETDPDENDR; via the coding sequence ATGACCGACGCCGAGATCCCCGAGGATCACCCGCGATACGAGTCGTTGCTGACGCGACACCGGATCGAGGCGGGCGTCGACGAGGGGATCACCTCGAGACAGGGCCTGATCGCGCAAGGGCGCGGCGAGGCCTTCGACTACCTGCTCGGCGAGGAGACGATCCCGTCGGCCGGCGACGCCGAACGCGCCGCGGCCGCCCACCTGCTCGCCGCCGACCATCCCGTGCTCTCGGTCAACGGGAACGTCGCCGCCCTCGTGCCCGAGGCGATCGTCGAGCTGGCGGCGACGACCGGGGCCGACATCGAGGTCAACCTGTTCAACCGCACGACCGAGCGGATGGAGCGGATCGCCGCCCATCTCCGCGATCACGGAGCTGAGGAGGTCAAGGGATTGACTGCCGACGGCCGGATCCCGGGGCTGTCCCACGAGCGCGCGACGGTCGACGCCGACGGGATCGGCGCCGCCGACGTCGTGCTCGTCCCCCTGGAGGACGGGGACCGCGCCGAGGCGCTCGGGGAGACCGGGAAGACGGAGATCGTGATCGACTTGAATCCCGGCTCCCGGTCGGCGCGGGCCGCGACGGTGCCGATCATCGACAACGTCCTCCGGGCGGTGCCCAACATCACCCACCACGCCCGCCGGCTGGCCGACGCGCCGCCGGAGGAGCTGGCGTACGTCATCGACTCCTTCGACCGCGAGGAGGCGCTCGCCGCCGCCGAGGCGGCGATCCGACGGGGATCGTTCGCGGACGAGGATGAGGTGAGAACGGACACGGATGAGGCGGACGAAACGGACGCGCGAAAAGCGGACGAAACGGACCCGGACGAAAACGACCGATAG
- a CDS encoding MGMT family protein has protein sequence MSFGGTTGVYARSYSALDRAVEVGFASGHVISVSFPADVPEDAEEDHELLDRIDAYLAGEEESFADVDLGLTLPTDRREVLEAARNLPYGESASLSRLTRLAGRDDNDPEDLEFVRAALNENPAPLVIPDHRVEGGPYATPGSVRGTFRDVEGLR, from the coding sequence GTGAGCTTCGGCGGGACGACGGGCGTCTACGCGCGCTCGTACTCGGCCCTCGACCGGGCCGTCGAGGTGGGGTTCGCGAGCGGCCACGTCATCTCCGTCTCGTTCCCGGCCGACGTCCCCGAGGACGCCGAGGAGGATCACGAGCTGCTCGACCGGATCGACGCGTACCTGGCCGGGGAAGAGGAGTCGTTCGCGGACGTCGATCTGGGCCTCACCCTTCCGACCGACCGCCGCGAGGTCCTCGAGGCGGCCCGGAACCTGCCGTACGGCGAATCGGCGTCGCTCAGCCGGCTCACCCGGCTGGCCGGTCGGGACGACAACGACCCGGAGGACCTCGAGTTCGTGCGGGCGGCGCTGAACGAGAATCCGGCGCCGTTGGTGATCCCCGATCACCGCGTCGAGGGCGGCCCGTACGCGACGCCCGGGTCCGTCCGCGGGACGTTTCGTGACGTCGAGGGGCTTCGCTGA